A single window of Toxotes jaculatrix isolate fToxJac2 chromosome 4, fToxJac2.pri, whole genome shotgun sequence DNA harbors:
- the si:ch211-243a20.3 gene encoding uncharacterized protein si:ch211-243a20.3: MAPPSPLMLLMAVAMVTGARAVNEENELDYGYWNYREGADSVNVASVRSVTRVLDAWGKRIFNEIKTLLHSQPNTLLPDYSRVRPLSESVNDLFREVSLLHRRITELSHRLATLEPFLRHHGYREVGEEAEGSRRALAPQNMRGEVASLARYNPRTAVRASPPRGSRVVRRRRVRVLKSGGEKLVQSER; this comes from the exons ATGGCCCCTCCCTCTCCGTTGATGTTGCTGATGGCAGTTGCCATGGTAACTGGGGCCCGTGCAGTCAATGAGGAGAATGAACTGGATTATGGGTACTGGAACTACAGAGAGGGAG CTGACAGTGTGAATGTGGCCTCAGTGCGCAGTGTGACCAGAGTTTTGGATGCCTGGGGAAAACGCATCTTCAATGAAATCAAGACTTTGCTGCACTCACAGCCCAACACACTGCTGCCTGACTATTCCAG GGTGCGCCCTCTGTCCGAGTCCGTCAACGACCTGTTCAGAGAAGTCTCCCTGCTGCACCGGCGCATCACCGAGCTCTCTCATCGCCTAGCAACGCTGGAACCATTCCTCCGTCACCATGGCTAccgggaggtgggggaggaagCGGAGGGGAGCCGCCGGGCTCTGGCACCTCAGAACATGAGAGGAGAGGTGGCGAGCCTGGCCCGCTACAACCCAAGGACTGCAGTGAGGGCCAGTCCGCCGAGGGGAAGCCGGGTGGTGAGGAGGAGACGGGTGAGAGTCCTGAAGAGTGGGGGAGAGAAGCTGGTTCAGAGTGAGAGATaa